The Drechmeria coniospora strain ARSEF 6962 chromosome 02, whole genome shotgun sequence genome has a segment encoding these proteins:
- a CDS encoding dipeptidyl peptidase IV translates to MVIKAIVPYGNWDSPITVDSVATKSRQFSSPRVSPSGRAFFQEKTTSGRTTIVEVIKYGVRDVLPSLYNASNRVYEYGSSAFDVLADNRIVFTNSDDSIQILDPDSGKVRLVFRSAYLRYASLSAGPGSWVLSIQEVHDQGCRVKNSVVAINVDTSHINLIAGGADFYYLPRFSRDGRRLSWLQWDDPDLPFDSAQLHVADWRDGFRSLESHLISGKDHESVAEPTWGFDGSLYFAKEEGPYRQLYRLRPGSSQVPTALELRGLEKVEFGEIGLYEGSRTIAPLTEELLVASAILNGSARLVLINVETGSWSQLVEADTVCQVSFDAVTRFDESSVLVIGSGTLSVPSIRILNVHQPNLNRLVREATDEKFSPSLYAQPEGISIQSVSQPCRDIHGFLWMPRNPKFAAATGERPPLIICAHGGPTSHMGCGVNLRTQYFTSRGYAFLGLNHAGSTGYGRRYRSSLWGNWGLLDVDDAAEFASYLVSHGRVKHDGVGITGFSAGGYSTLQVLVRYSSLFAAGLCVSGISDLNKFGRKTHKLEANYTPKLVLPEGGVDEKRKRRIYRDRSALYHVDNITSPIVLLHGKADPVVPVEQAKLMAKALAKRGRQVGLVVVDGEGHMMDSPVSTRLWLKEEESLWRRTLLSA, encoded by the exons ATGGTCATCAAAGCCATCGTCCCGTACGGGAACTGGGACTCTCCCATCACCGTGGACTCCGTAGCCACCAAGTCAAGGCAGTTTTCTTCTCCGCGCGTCTCT CCGTCTGGGAGGGCCTTTTTTCAAGAGAAAACAACGAGCGGAAGGACAACGATAGTGGAGGTGATCAAGTATGGCGTCAGAGATGTCTTGCCCTCGCTATACAATGCTTCCAACCGAGTGTACGAGtacggctcgtcggccttcgACGTCCTGGCCGACAACCGTATCGTCTTCACCAATAGCGATGACTCGATCCAGATCCTGGACCCGGACAGCGGCAAGGTCAGATTGGTGTTCCGGAGCGCTTACCTCCGTTACGCGAGCCTCAGCGCCGGCCCCGGCTCGTGGGTCTTGTCCATCCAAGAGGTCCATGACCAGGGGTGCCGCGTGAAGAACAGTGTGGTGGCCATCAACGTGGACACAAGCCATATCAACCTGATCGCTGGGGGGGCCGACTTTTACTATCTGCCACGATTCAGCCGTGACGGTCGACGACTGAGCTGGCTGCAGTGGGACGATCCTGACCTGCCCTTCGACTCGGCCCAGCTGCATGTCGCCGACTGGAGGGACGGATTTCGCTCCCTAGAATCGCATTTGATTTCAGGCAAGGACCACGAGAGCGTCGCCGAGCCTACCTGGGGCTTCGATGGCTCACTCTACTTTGCCAAGGAGGAAGGGCCTTACCGGCAGCTGTACCGCCTTCGGCCGGGAAGTTCCCAGGTACCAACAGCTCTGGAGCTCAGGGGGTTGGAAAAGGTCGAGTTTGGCGAGATTGGACTCTATGAGGGAAG TCGCACGATTGCTCCCTTGACCGAGGAGCTGCttgtcgcctcggccatcctGAACGGGAGTGCCCGTCTTGTCCTCATCAACGTGGAGACCGGATCGTGGAGTCAGCTTGTGGAGGCAGATACGGTGTGCCAAGTTTCCTTTGATGCCGTCACGAGGTTCGACGAatcctccgtcctcgttATTGGAAGTGGAACCTTGTCGGTCCCGTCGATTCGCATCCTAAACGTTCACCAACCAAATCTCAACAGGCTGGTCCGGGAAGCGACCGACGAAAAGTTCTCCCCGTCCCTGTATGCGCAGCCCGAGGGCATCTCCATCCAGTCCGTCTCGCAGCCTTGCCGAGATATCCACGGCTTCCTCTGGATGCCGCGCAACCCAAAGTTCGCCGCAGCCACAGGTGAGCGGCCGCCGCTGATCATATGCGCTCACGGCGGTCCGACGAGCCATATGGGCTGCGGCGTCAATCTCCGGACCCAGTACTTCACCTCGCGCGGATACGCCTTCCTGGGCCTTAACCACGCCGGCTCGACCGGCTACGGACGCCGCTACCGCAGCTCGCTCTGGGGAAACTGGGGCCTGCTCGACgtggacgacgccgccgagttCGCGTCGTACCTTGTCAGCCACGGGCGCGTCaagcacgacggcgtcggcatcacgGGCTTCAGCGCGGGCGGATACAGCACCCTGCAAGTCCTCGTGCGCTACTCGAGCCTCTTCGCAGCCGGTCTCTGCGTCTCGGGAATCAGCGATCTCAACAAGTTTGGTCGCAAGACGCacaagctcgaggccaacTACACGCCCAAGCTTGTGCTccccgagggcggcgtcgacgagaagcgCAAGCGACGCATCTATCGCGACCGCAGCGCCTTGTACCACGTCGACAATATCACCTCGCCCATCGTCTTGCTCCACGGAAAGGCCGATCCCGTCGTGCCGGTCGAGCAGGCAAAGCTCATGGCAAAGGCTCTCGCCAAGAGAGGTCGTCAAGTgggactcgtcgtcgtcgacggtgagggACACATGATGGATTCACCCGTGAGCACGAGGCTGTGGctcaaggaggaggaaagTCTGTGGAGGCGGACGTTGCTCTCTGCCTGA